In one window of Onychomys torridus chromosome 7, mOncTor1.1, whole genome shotgun sequence DNA:
- the LOC118587024 gene encoding LOW QUALITY PROTEIN: nucleolar protein of 40 kDa-like (The sequence of the model RefSeq protein was modified relative to this genomic sequence to represent the inferred CDS: inserted 1 base in 1 codon) has protein sequence MNSGRPETMENLPALYTIFQGEVAMVTDYGAFIKIPGCRKQGLVHRTHMSSCRVDKPSEILDVGDKVWVKLIGREMKNDRIKVSLSMKVINQGTGKDLNPNNIIIEQEERQRCSFQDYTGQKITLEAVLNTICKKCGCKGHFAKDCFMQPGGTKYSLIPEEEEEKEEAKEEGIEKPDPTKNSSRKRKKEKKKKKXDRKLSDCDSSDSESDMGKKARHASKDSKATKRKKKKKKHKKHKE, from the exons ATGAATTCAGGAAGGCCTGAGACCATGGAAAACTTGCCTGCACTCTATACTATTTTTCAAGGAGAGGTTGCTATGGTGACAGACTATGGAGCCTTTATCAAAATCCCAGGCTGTCGGAAGCAAGGTCTGGTCCATCGAACTCACATGTCATCCTGTCGAGTGGACAAGCCTTCTGAAATATTAGATGTTGGAGACAAAGTATGGGTGAAGCTTATTGGTCGAGAGAtgaaaaatgatagaataaaagtgTCCCTCTCCATGAAAGTTATCAACCAAGGAACTGGGAAAGACCTCAATCCCAACAACATTATCATTGagcaagaagagaggcagaggtgCTCCTTCCAGGATTACACTGGGCAGAAGATCACCCTTGAGGCTGTCCTGAACACTATCTGCAAGAAGTGTGGCTGCAAAGGCCACTTTGCAAAAGACTGTTTCATGCAGCCAGGTGGAACCAAGTATTCTCTGAtccctgaggaggaagaggaaaaagaagaggcaaAGGAAGAAGGAATTGAGAAGCCCGATCCCACAAAGAAttcttccagaaaaagaaaaaaggaaaagaagaaaaaga cagacaggAAGCTGTCCGACTGTGACAGCTCTGATTCTGAGAGTGATATGGGCAAGAAGGCAAGGCATGCATCAAAGGACAGCAAGGctacaaagaggaaaaagaagaagaagaaacacaagaaGCATAAAGAATGA